A single Struthio camelus isolate bStrCam1 chromosome 8, bStrCam1.hap1, whole genome shotgun sequence DNA region contains:
- the SGIP1 gene encoding SH3-containing GRB2-like protein 3-interacting protein 1, whose translation MMEGLKKRTRKAFGIRKKEKDTDSTGSPDRDGLKKTNGAPNGFYAEIDWDRYNSPELDEEGYSIRPEEPGSTKGKHFYSSSESEEEEEAHKKFNIKIKPLQAKDVLKSAATVDELKASVGNIALSPSPVRKSPRRSPGTIKRNVSSEEVARPRRPTPTPTAPPDPASGRRAPEAAAALAPLFGPPLESAFQEPKLAAPPAQPEIWGSLPPGNPSVESPKVPRPFPTGTPPPLPPKSIPATPPRAGSPAAVAIGSDQAATEVKSDKAPSINDVDSIFGPVLSPKSVAVNAEDKWVNFSDQSPESLTPAAAASREKAASPPAGSPAESPAAEPPSPAPSPLRLEEPPEKAAEPTQAKDAAADEPAASPKDFGSGQRATPPPPPPPTYRAVVSSPGPSAGSGTGSPSGASSPARPATPLAACGTPPPPPPPRPPSRPKLPPGKPGVGDASRPFSPPVHSSSPPPVAPLARAESTSSISSTNSLSAATTPTVENEQPSLVWFDRGKFYLTFEGSSRGPSPLTMGAQDTLPVAAAFTETVNAYFKGADPSKCIVKITGEMVLSFPAGITRHFANNPAPAVLTFRVLNYRRLEHVLPNPQLLCCDSAQADAGAKEFWVNMPNLMAHLKKVSEQKPQATYYNVDMLKYQVSAQGIQSTPLNLAVSWRCEPASTDLRIDYKYNTEAMTTPVALNNVQFLVPVDGGVTKLQAVLPPAVWNAEQQRILWKIPDISQKSENGGVGSLLARFQLAQGPSTPAALALQFTSEGSTLSGCDIELLGPGYRFSLVKKRFAAGKYLADN comes from the exons GACTGAAAAAACGTACAAGGAAGGCCTTTGGTATAcgcaagaaagaaaaggatactGATTCCAC agggTCGCCGGACAGGGACGGACTT AAGAAAACCAACGGCGCCCCGAATGGATTTTACGCGGAGATCGACTGGGACCGATAC AATTCGCCGGAGCTGGACGAGGAGGGCTACAGCATCCGGCCGGAGGAACCGGGCT CGACCAAGGGGAAGCACTTCTACTCCTCGAGCGagtccgaggaggaggaggaggcgcacAAGAAGTTCAACATCAAGATCAAGCCGCTGCAGGCGAAGGACGTCCTCAAGAGCGCGGCGACCGTCGACGAGCTCAAGGCGTCCGTGGGCAACATTGCGCTTTCTCCGTCCCCCGTG AGGAAAAGTCCg AGGCGCAGCCCG GGCACCATCAAAAGGAACGTATCCA GTGAGGAGgtggcgcggccccggcgccccacgCCCACGCCGACCGCGCCGCCGGACCCCgccag CGGCCGGAGGGCGCCGGAGGCCGCCGCGGCCCTTGCCCCGCTCTTCGGGCCCCCGCTGGAGTCCGCCTTCCAGGAGCCGAAGCTGGCAG CCCCCCCGGCGCAGCCTGAGATTtggggctcgctcccgcccggCAACCCCAGCGTGGAGTCTCCGAAGGTGCCGAGGCCGTTCCCGACGGGAA cgccgccgccgctcccgccgaagAGCATCCCGGCTACGCCGCCTCGCGCGGGCTCCCCGGCAGCGGTGGCGATAG GAAGCGACCAGGCGGCAACAGAGGTCAAAAGCGACAAAGCGCCATCCATCAATGACGTGGACAGCATTTTTGGCCCCGTGCTGTCCCCCAAGTCTGTCGCGGTCAACGCCGAAGACAAGTGGGTCAATTTTTCTGATCAGTCCCCGGAAAGCCTGACTCCGGCGGCGGCCGCGTCCAGGGAGAAGGCGGCGTCCCCGCCGGCGGGCAGCCCGGCCGAGTCGCCGGCGGCCGAGCCCCCGAGCCCCGCGCCGTCTCCGCTCCGTCTCGAAGAGCCGCCCGAGAAGGCGGCTGAGCCCACCCAAGCGAAGGACGCCGCCGCCGACGAGCCGGCCGCCTCGCCCAAGGATTTCGGCTCGGGCCAAAGAGcgaccccgccgccccctccgccgcccacCTACCGCGCGGTGGTGTCGTCGCCGGGACCCAGCGCCGGCAGCGGGACGGGCAGCCCCAGCG GCGCCtcgtcgcccgcccgccccgccacGCCGCTGGCCGCCTGCggcaccccgccgcccccgccgcccccgcggcccccgtcGCGGCCCAAGCTGCCCCCCGGCAAGCCCGGCGTCGGCGACGCG TCCAGGCCTTTCAGCCCTCCTGTTCACTCCTCCAGCCCTCCTCCGGTAGCGCCGTTGGCCCGTGCGGAAAGTACTTCTTCCATATCTTCCACCAACTCCCTGAGCGCAGCCACCACTCCCACAGtcg AGAATGAGCAGCCCTCCCTCGTTTGGTTTGACAGAGGAAAGTTTTATTTGACTTTCGAAG GCTCCTCCCGGGGTCCCAGCCCGCTGACCATGGGGGCGCAGGACACGCTGCCCGTCGCCGCCGCCTTCACCGAGACGGTCAACGCCTACTTCAAAGGCGCCGACCCCAGCAA GTGCATCGTGAAGATCACCGGCGAGATGGTGCTCTCCTTCCCCGCCGGCATCACCCGCCACTTCGCCAACAACCCAGCGCCGGCCGTGCTGACCTTCCGCGTGCTGAACTACCGCCGGCTGGAGCACGTCCTGCCGAACCCCCAGCTCCTCTGCTG CGACAGCGCGCAGGCCGACGCCGGCGCCAAGGAGTTCTGGGTCAACATGCCCAACCTGATGGCTCACCTGAAGAAGGTGTCGGAGCAGAAGCCCCAGGCGACCTATTACAACGTGGACATGCTCAAGTATCAG GTGTCTGCCCAGGGTATTCAGTCTACTCCATTAAACCTTGCAGTGAGCTGGCGGTGCGAGCCTGCAAGCACTGACCTCCGCATCGACTACAAGTACAACACGGAGGCAATGACGACGCCCGTAGCGCTCAACAACGTGCAGTTCCTCGTCCCCGTCGACGGAGGCGTCACCAAGCTGCAAGCCGTGCTCCCGCCTGCCGTCTG GAACGCCGAGCAGCAGCGCATACTGTGGAAGATCCCCGACATCTCGCAGAAGTCGGAGAACGGAG GTGTGGGCTCGCTGCTGGCCCGCTTCCAGCTCGCCCAGGGCCCCAGCACGCCGGCCGCCCTGGCCCTGCAGTTCACCAGCGAGGGCAGCACCCTGTCGGGCTGCGACATCGAGCTCCTGGGCCCCGGCTACCGCTTCTCCCTGGTCAAGAAGAGGTTTGCGGCGG GTAAATACTTGGCCGATAACTAG